In Quercus robur chromosome 11, dhQueRobu3.1, whole genome shotgun sequence, the following proteins share a genomic window:
- the LOC126706922 gene encoding bifunctional dihydrofolate reductase-thymidylate synthase-like isoform X2, protein MAGDSLMTSNGNGNGLPDPRRTYQVVVAATRDMGIGKDGKLPWNLPSDLKFFKEITVKTSDPGKKNAVLMGRKTWESIPVEKRPLPGRLNVVLTRSGSFDIATAENVLICGSVASALELLAAAPYCLSIEKVFVIGGGEILRETINAPGCDAIHISEIETSIECDTFMPAIDYSVFQPWYSSFPVVENNIRHSFTTYVRVRSSAVESLGQNGDLNFDSGSETGKFEVEKFSFLPKTIFESHEEYMYLRLVQEIISDGNPKDDRTGTGTWSKFGSQMRFNLRRTFPLLTTKKVFWRGVIEELLWFISGSTNAKVLQEKGIHIWDGNASRDYLDSIGLTDREEGDLGPVYGFQWRHFGARYTDMHADYSGQGFDQLFDVIHKIKNNPDDRRIILSAWNPSDLKLMALPPCHMFAQFYVANGELSCQMYQRSADMGLGVPFNIASYALLTCMIAHVCDLVPGDFIHVIGDAHVYRTHIRPLQEQLQKLPKPFPILKINPEKKNIDSFVAADFKLVGYDPHQKIEMKMAV, encoded by the exons ATGGCTGGTGACTCTTTGATGACTTCTAATGGCAATGGAAATGGACTGCCTGATCCACGGAGGACTTACCAAGTGGTTGTGGCTGCAACCCGAGATATGGGTATTGGTAAGGATGGAAAACTGCCCTGGAATTTACCTTCTGACCTCAAATTTTTCAAGGAAATCACTGTGAAAACCTCAGATCCTGGGAAAAAGAATGCGGTTCTAATGGGTAGGAAAACATGGGAGAGTATCCCCGTTGAGAAACGGCCTCTACCTGGTCGCCTTAATGTTGTTCTGACTCGCTCTGGGAGTTTTGACATTGCAACTGCAGAAAATGTTTTAATATGCGGAAGTGTGGCTTCTGCTTTGGAGTTGTTAGCTGCTGCACCTTACTGTCTGTCAATTGAAAAAGTGTTTGTTATTGGAGGTGGCGAGATATTGAG GGAAACTATCAATGCACCTGGATGTGATGCTATCCACATTTCAGAAATTGAGACAAGCATTGAATGTGACACATTCATGCCTGCGATTGATTACTCTGTATTTCAGCCATGGTACTCATCCTTTCCTGTGGTGGAAAATAACATACGACATTCCTTCACAACTTATGTTCGCGTTAGGAGTTCTGCAGTTGAATCCCTTGGTCAAAATGGTGATCTGAACTTCGATAGTGGGTCGGAGACTGGTAAGTTTGAGGTAGAGAAATTCTCTTTCCTGCCCAAGACAATCTTTGAGAGTCATGAGGAGTACATGTATCTTAGATTGGTTCAAGAAATCATCTCAGATGGAAATCCTAAGGATGACAGGACAGGGACTGGTACTTGGTCAAAGTTTGGCTCCCAG ATGCGGTTCAATCTGCGCAGAACTTTCCCACTTCTTACTACCAAG AAAGTATTTTGGCGAGGTGTCATTGAAGAACTTCTATGGTTTATCAGTGGTTCAACAAATGCAAAG GTCCTTCAGGAAAAAGGCATTCATATATGGGATGGAAATGCTTCCAGAGATTACCTTGATAG TATCGGTTTGACAGACAGGGAGGAGGGTGACTTAGGACCTGTATATGGGTTCCAGTGGAGACATTTTGGTGCTAG GTATACTGATATGCATGCTGACTACTCTGGCCAAGGATTTGATCAATTGTTTGATGTTATTCACAAGATTAAAAATAATCCTGATGACCGACGGATAATACTCTCAGCATGGAATCCTTCTGATCTCAAATTGATGGCTCTTCCACCTTGCCACATGTTTGCACAG TTTTATGTGGCCAATGGTGAGTTATCGTGTCAAATGTATCAGCGCTCTGCTGACATGGGCCTCGGTGTGCCATTCAACATCGCATCTTATGCTCTCCTGACATGCATGATTGCTCATGTTTGTG ATCTTGTTCCAGGTGATTTCATCCATGTTATTGGGGATGCTCATGTTTATCGCACTCATATCCGGCCTCTACAGGAGCAGCTTCAGAAACTCCCTAAGCCTTTTCCA ATTTTGAAGATAAATCCTGAGAAGAAGAATATAGATTCTTTTGTGGCAGCTGATTTCAAACTTGTAGGTTATGATCCTCACCAGAAGATAGAAATGAAAATGGCAGTTTAG
- the LOC126706922 gene encoding bifunctional dihydrofolate reductase-thymidylate synthase-like isoform X1, with amino-acid sequence MTNFFFFLSNNLWYITYLTSCLCFTVWYIKVRWVGLDKWELVVFWVSLKFQVVQPFLKLGLCRTCFVSSSLSFCQVFSSIMAGDSLMTSNGNGNGLPDPRRTYQVVVAATRDMGIGKDGKLPWNLPSDLKFFKEITVKTSDPGKKNAVLMGRKTWESIPVEKRPLPGRLNVVLTRSGSFDIATAENVLICGSVASALELLAAAPYCLSIEKVFVIGGGEILRETINAPGCDAIHISEIETSIECDTFMPAIDYSVFQPWYSSFPVVENNIRHSFTTYVRVRSSAVESLGQNGDLNFDSGSETGKFEVEKFSFLPKTIFESHEEYMYLRLVQEIISDGNPKDDRTGTGTWSKFGSQMRFNLRRTFPLLTTKKVFWRGVIEELLWFISGSTNAKVLQEKGIHIWDGNASRDYLDSIGLTDREEGDLGPVYGFQWRHFGARYTDMHADYSGQGFDQLFDVIHKIKNNPDDRRIILSAWNPSDLKLMALPPCHMFAQFYVANGELSCQMYQRSADMGLGVPFNIASYALLTCMIAHVCDLVPGDFIHVIGDAHVYRTHIRPLQEQLQKLPKPFPILKINPEKKNIDSFVAADFKLVGYDPHQKIEMKMAV; translated from the exons atgactaatttttttttttttttaagcaacaaTTTATGGTACATTACGTATTTAACAAGCTGTTTATGCTTCACTGTTTGGTATATTAAAGTTAGATGGGTTGGGTTAGACAAATGGGAATTGgtggttttttgggtttctctGAAATTCCAG GTTGTACAACCCTTCCTGAAACTTGGGCTGTGCCGTACTTGTTTTGTGTCATCTTCTCTAAGTTTCTGTCAAGTTTTCAGTTCAATTATGGCTGGTGACTCTTTGATGACTTCTAATGGCAATGGAAATGGACTGCCTGATCCACGGAGGACTTACCAAGTGGTTGTGGCTGCAACCCGAGATATGGGTATTGGTAAGGATGGAAAACTGCCCTGGAATTTACCTTCTGACCTCAAATTTTTCAAGGAAATCACTGTGAAAACCTCAGATCCTGGGAAAAAGAATGCGGTTCTAATGGGTAGGAAAACATGGGAGAGTATCCCCGTTGAGAAACGGCCTCTACCTGGTCGCCTTAATGTTGTTCTGACTCGCTCTGGGAGTTTTGACATTGCAACTGCAGAAAATGTTTTAATATGCGGAAGTGTGGCTTCTGCTTTGGAGTTGTTAGCTGCTGCACCTTACTGTCTGTCAATTGAAAAAGTGTTTGTTATTGGAGGTGGCGAGATATTGAG GGAAACTATCAATGCACCTGGATGTGATGCTATCCACATTTCAGAAATTGAGACAAGCATTGAATGTGACACATTCATGCCTGCGATTGATTACTCTGTATTTCAGCCATGGTACTCATCCTTTCCTGTGGTGGAAAATAACATACGACATTCCTTCACAACTTATGTTCGCGTTAGGAGTTCTGCAGTTGAATCCCTTGGTCAAAATGGTGATCTGAACTTCGATAGTGGGTCGGAGACTGGTAAGTTTGAGGTAGAGAAATTCTCTTTCCTGCCCAAGACAATCTTTGAGAGTCATGAGGAGTACATGTATCTTAGATTGGTTCAAGAAATCATCTCAGATGGAAATCCTAAGGATGACAGGACAGGGACTGGTACTTGGTCAAAGTTTGGCTCCCAG ATGCGGTTCAATCTGCGCAGAACTTTCCCACTTCTTACTACCAAG AAAGTATTTTGGCGAGGTGTCATTGAAGAACTTCTATGGTTTATCAGTGGTTCAACAAATGCAAAG GTCCTTCAGGAAAAAGGCATTCATATATGGGATGGAAATGCTTCCAGAGATTACCTTGATAG TATCGGTTTGACAGACAGGGAGGAGGGTGACTTAGGACCTGTATATGGGTTCCAGTGGAGACATTTTGGTGCTAG GTATACTGATATGCATGCTGACTACTCTGGCCAAGGATTTGATCAATTGTTTGATGTTATTCACAAGATTAAAAATAATCCTGATGACCGACGGATAATACTCTCAGCATGGAATCCTTCTGATCTCAAATTGATGGCTCTTCCACCTTGCCACATGTTTGCACAG TTTTATGTGGCCAATGGTGAGTTATCGTGTCAAATGTATCAGCGCTCTGCTGACATGGGCCTCGGTGTGCCATTCAACATCGCATCTTATGCTCTCCTGACATGCATGATTGCTCATGTTTGTG ATCTTGTTCCAGGTGATTTCATCCATGTTATTGGGGATGCTCATGTTTATCGCACTCATATCCGGCCTCTACAGGAGCAGCTTCAGAAACTCCCTAAGCCTTTTCCA ATTTTGAAGATAAATCCTGAGAAGAAGAATATAGATTCTTTTGTGGCAGCTGATTTCAAACTTGTAGGTTATGATCCTCACCAGAAGATAGAAATGAAAATGGCAGTTTAG
- the LOC126706923 gene encoding AAA-ATPase At3g50940-like — protein MFPQTQNLQVPSTRTMISAVASAAATAMLLRSLARDYLPHELRNYIYLKLRTLFSSLSSQLTLVIDEFDGLNHNHLFKAAQLYLKPTLSPNTKRFRVSMPVKETKISVTMERNEEIVDTFNGAQLKWKLVSKQVQSKWVTGPDSGPYNSVLMNEVRYMELSFHKKHKDMVFQNYLPHVLEKSKEVKEERKTLKLFTLGGDRMRGHRVERWQSVNLDHPATFDTLATDVNVKEMIMEDLERFVKRKEFYRKVGKAWKRGYLLFGPPGTGKSSLIAAMANYLNFDIYDLELTEVRRNSDLRNLLISTANRSILVVEDIDCSIELQDRLEKARVMNPFPSHYHQQQGTQVTLSGLLNFIDGLWSSCGDERIIVFTTNHKDRLDPALLRPGRMDVHIHMSYCTPCGFKMLASNYHGITEHSLFSDIEMLIETTKVTPAEVAEHLLKNEEPEIALRGLIEFLEGKKRESDETKASEAEGTEEVEGRGGNGTTEGEKGKHIIRIL, from the exons ATGTTcccccaaacccaaaacctcCAAGTCCCTTCCACCAGGACAATGATCTCCGCCGTGGCCTCCGCCGCCGCCACTGCCATGCTCCTCCGATCCCTCGCACGTGACTACCTCCCACATGAGCTTCGAAACTACATATACCTCAAACTCCGCACTCTCTTCTCCTCACTCTCTTCCCAACTCACCCTTGTCATCGATGAGTTCGATGGTCTTAACCACAACCACCTCTTCAAAGCTGCACAGCTTTATCTTAAACCCACTCTCTCTCCCAACACTAAACGTTTCAGGGTCTCCATGCCTGTCAAAGAGACCAAAATCTCTGTCACCATGGAAAGAAACGAAGAAATAGTTGACACATTCAATGGTGCCCAACTGAAATGGAAGTTGGTGTCGAAGCAAGTACAGTCAAAGTGGGTAACTGGACCTGACTCGGGTCCTTACAATTCAGTTCTCATGAACGAGGTTCGTTACATGGAGTTAAGCTTCCACAAGAAACACAAAGACATGGTGTTCCAAAACTACTTGCCCCATGTGTTAGAAAAGTCTAAGGaagtgaaagaagagagaaagacatTAAAGCTTTTCACTTTGGGTGGTGATAGAATGAGAGGGCATAGAGTGGAGAGGTGGCAGTCTGTGAATCTTGATCATCCTGCGACTTTTGATACTTTGGCTACGGATGTGAATGTGAAGGAGATGATAATGGAGGATCTTGAGAGGTTTGTGAAGAGGAAAGAGTTTTACAGGAAAGTTGGGAAGGCTTGGAAACGTGGGTACTTGTTGTTTGGACCACCTGGTACTGGGAAATCTAGTTTGATTGCTGCTATGGCGAATTACCTTAATTTTGATATCTATGACTTGGAGTTGACTGAAGTTAGGCGTAATTCTGACCTGAGGAACCTGTTGATCTCGACAGCAAACCGGTCTATACTTGTGGTGGAGGATATTGATTGCTCTATTGAATTGCAGGATAGGCTTGAAAAGGCCAGGGTTATGAATCCTTTTCCATctcattatcatcaacaacAGGGAACGCAG GTGACTTTGTCAGGGTTGCTTAATTTCATAGATGGCTTATGGTCAAGTTGTGGGGATGAGCGGATAATAGTGTTCACAACCAATCATAAAGATCGGCTGGACCCAGCTTTGTTGCGTCCTGGTCGTATGGATGTACACATCCACATGTCCTATTGCACACCGTGTGGATTCAAAATGCTAGCATCAAATTACCATGGAATTACAGAGCACTCACTGTTCTCAGATATTGAGATGTTAATAGAGACAACAAAGGTAACTCCAGCAGAGGTAGCTGAGCATTTACTGAAAAATGAGGAACCTGAAATTGCACTAAGAGGCTTAATTGAGTTTCTTgaagggaaaaagagagaaagtgatGAAACTAAAGCTAGTGAAGCAGAAGGTACAGAAGAGGTAGAGGGCAGAGGTGGAAATGGGACAACGGAGGGTGAGAAAGGCAAACACATAATAAGGATTCTGTGA